From a single Pseudoliparis swirei isolate HS2019 ecotype Mariana Trench chromosome 12, NWPU_hadal_v1, whole genome shotgun sequence genomic region:
- the LOC130202772 gene encoding fasciculation and elongation protein zeta-2-like isoform X6: protein MAAPLAHFDEDWQDFNEFQPASTDQLDQLNSNVGEPSSGLDDFSDLDNSFSGEICSFKSMEDLVQDFDEKLTVCFRNYNTATENIAPVKPITEDNYLKDDEVWNALTDNYGNVMPVDWKTSHTRSLHLPTLNIIEYEKSDNQSLDLSDDEELREQMDMHSIIVSSISDEPLYTAEQVIEELEEMMQESPDPEADASPSQSDLSMLSQDLHALKRSGSHTSYEDRLRQLSVSELTKTLEEVETAIRYSEELIQALALRDELDYEKEYLTTVIPYEKKTGSPVLDDLQILTKILRAMRDDSEKVPALLTDYILKGKPTIGAK from the exons ATGGCGGCGCCGTTAGCCCACTTCGACGAGGACTGGCAGGACTTTAACGAGTTCCAGCCGGCGTCGACCGACCAGCTGGACCAGTTGAACTCAAACGTGGGCGAACCGTCGTCGGGCCTCGACGATTTCTCCGACCTGGACAACAGTTTCTCCGGTGAGATCTGCAGCTTCAAATCGATGGAGGACCTCGTCCAAGACTTCGACGAGAAGCTGACGGTGTGTTTCCGAAACTACAACACGGCGACGGAAAACATCGCGCCCGTTAAACCCATCACGGAGGACAACTACTTGAAGGACGACGA GGTGTGGAACGCTCTGACGGATAACTATGGCAACGTGATGCCGGTGGACTGGAAGACGTCGCACACTCGCTCCCTCCACCTGCCCACCCTCAACATCATTGAGTATGAG AAGTCGGACAACCAGTCTCTGGATCTGTCCGACGACGAGGAGCTGAGGGAGCAGATGGACATGCACTCCATCATCGTCTCCAGCATCAGCGACGAGCCGCTCTACACGGCCGAACAG gtgatTGAGGAGCTCGAGGAGATGATGCAGGAGTCTCCAGACCCGGAGGCCGATGCGAGTCCCTCCCAGTCCGACCTGTCCATGCTGTCTCAGGACCTCCACGCCCTGAAACGCTCCGGCTCCCACACCAGCTACGAGGACC GGCTGCGTCAGCTGTCGGTGTCTGAGCTGACCAAGACTCTGGAGGAAGTGGAGACGGCCATCCGCTACAGTGAAGagctgatccaggctctggccCTGCGGGATGAACTGGACTATGAAAAGGAG TACCTCACCACAGTCATCCCTTACGAGAAGAAAACTGGCTCTCCAGTGTTAGATGACCTCCAGATCCTCACAAAGA TCCTCCGCGCCATGAGGGACGACAGTGAGAAGGTCCCCGCCCTGCTCACAGACTACATTCTCAAAG GGAAGCCGACGATAGGAGCAAAATAA
- the LOC130202772 gene encoding fasciculation and elongation protein zeta-2-like isoform X1, which yields MAAPLAHFDEDWQDFNEFQPASTDQLDQLNSNVGEPSSGLDDFSDLDNSFSGEICSFKSMEDLVQDFDEKLTVCFRNYNTATENIAPVKPITEDNYLKDDEVWNALTDNYGNVMPVDWKTSHTRSLHLPTLNIIEYEKSDNQSLDLSDDEELREQMDMHSIIVSSISDEPLYTAEQVIEELEEMMQESPDPEADASPSQSDLSMLSQDLHALKRSGSHTSYEDRLRQLSVSELTKTLEEVETAIRYSEELIQALALRDELDYEKEVKNSFISLLIDVQNRQKEHRELLRKKKKIRSATTTRPNGHRTTSTHVPGTLLTLEGLSNVIQHGLRQTFGSTGGDKQYLTTVIPYEKKTGSPVLDDLQILTKILRAMRDDSEKVPALLTDYILKGKPTIGAK from the exons ATGGCGGCGCCGTTAGCCCACTTCGACGAGGACTGGCAGGACTTTAACGAGTTCCAGCCGGCGTCGACCGACCAGCTGGACCAGTTGAACTCAAACGTGGGCGAACCGTCGTCGGGCCTCGACGATTTCTCCGACCTGGACAACAGTTTCTCCGGTGAGATCTGCAGCTTCAAATCGATGGAGGACCTCGTCCAAGACTTCGACGAGAAGCTGACGGTGTGTTTCCGAAACTACAACACGGCGACGGAAAACATCGCGCCCGTTAAACCCATCACGGAGGACAACTACTTGAAGGACGACGA GGTGTGGAACGCTCTGACGGATAACTATGGCAACGTGATGCCGGTGGACTGGAAGACGTCGCACACTCGCTCCCTCCACCTGCCCACCCTCAACATCATTGAGTATGAG AAGTCGGACAACCAGTCTCTGGATCTGTCCGACGACGAGGAGCTGAGGGAGCAGATGGACATGCACTCCATCATCGTCTCCAGCATCAGCGACGAGCCGCTCTACACGGCCGAACAG gtgatTGAGGAGCTCGAGGAGATGATGCAGGAGTCTCCAGACCCGGAGGCCGATGCGAGTCCCTCCCAGTCCGACCTGTCCATGCTGTCTCAGGACCTCCACGCCCTGAAACGCTCCGGCTCCCACACCAGCTACGAGGACC GGCTGCGTCAGCTGTCGGTGTCTGAGCTGACCAAGACTCTGGAGGAAGTGGAGACGGCCATCCGCTACAGTGAAGagctgatccaggctctggccCTGCGGGATGAACTGGACTATGAAAAGGAG gtgaagaacagctTCATCTCGCTGCTGATCGACGTGCAGAACCGGCAGAAGGAGCACCGCGAGCTGCTgcgcaagaagaagaaaatccgAAGCGCGACGACCACCAGGCCCAACGGCCACCGGACGACCAGCACGCACGTCCCGGGCACG CTCCTCACTCTGGAGGGACTCTCCAATGTCATTCAACATGGCCTCCGTCAAACTTTTGGCAGCACAGGAGGGGACAAACAG TACCTCACCACAGTCATCCCTTACGAGAAGAAAACTGGCTCTCCAGTGTTAGATGACCTCCAGATCCTCACAAAGA TCCTCCGCGCCATGAGGGACGACAGTGAGAAGGTCCCCGCCCTGCTCACAGACTACATTCTCAAAG GGAAGCCGACGATAGGAGCAAAATAA
- the LOC130202772 gene encoding fasciculation and elongation protein zeta-2-like isoform X5 yields MAAPLAHFDEDWQDFNEFQPASTDQLDQLNSNVGEPSSGLDDFSDLDNSFSGEICSFKSMEDLVQDFDEKLTVCFRNYNTATENIAPVKPITEDNYLKDDEVWNALTDNYGNVMPVDWKTSHTRSLHLPTLNIIEYEKSDNQSLDLSDDEELREQMDMHSIIVSSISDEPLYTAEQVIEELEEMMQESPDPEADASPSQSDLSMLSQDLHALKRSGSHTSYEDRLRQLSVSELTKTLEEVETAIRYSEELIQALALRDELDYEKELLTLEGLSNVIQHGLRQTFGSTGGDKQYLTTVIPYEKKTGSPVLDDLQILTKILRAMRDDSEKVPALLTDYILKGKPTIGAK; encoded by the exons ATGGCGGCGCCGTTAGCCCACTTCGACGAGGACTGGCAGGACTTTAACGAGTTCCAGCCGGCGTCGACCGACCAGCTGGACCAGTTGAACTCAAACGTGGGCGAACCGTCGTCGGGCCTCGACGATTTCTCCGACCTGGACAACAGTTTCTCCGGTGAGATCTGCAGCTTCAAATCGATGGAGGACCTCGTCCAAGACTTCGACGAGAAGCTGACGGTGTGTTTCCGAAACTACAACACGGCGACGGAAAACATCGCGCCCGTTAAACCCATCACGGAGGACAACTACTTGAAGGACGACGA GGTGTGGAACGCTCTGACGGATAACTATGGCAACGTGATGCCGGTGGACTGGAAGACGTCGCACACTCGCTCCCTCCACCTGCCCACCCTCAACATCATTGAGTATGAG AAGTCGGACAACCAGTCTCTGGATCTGTCCGACGACGAGGAGCTGAGGGAGCAGATGGACATGCACTCCATCATCGTCTCCAGCATCAGCGACGAGCCGCTCTACACGGCCGAACAG gtgatTGAGGAGCTCGAGGAGATGATGCAGGAGTCTCCAGACCCGGAGGCCGATGCGAGTCCCTCCCAGTCCGACCTGTCCATGCTGTCTCAGGACCTCCACGCCCTGAAACGCTCCGGCTCCCACACCAGCTACGAGGACC GGCTGCGTCAGCTGTCGGTGTCTGAGCTGACCAAGACTCTGGAGGAAGTGGAGACGGCCATCCGCTACAGTGAAGagctgatccaggctctggccCTGCGGGATGAACTGGACTATGAAAAGGAG CTCCTCACTCTGGAGGGACTCTCCAATGTCATTCAACATGGCCTCCGTCAAACTTTTGGCAGCACAGGAGGGGACAAACAG TACCTCACCACAGTCATCCCTTACGAGAAGAAAACTGGCTCTCCAGTGTTAGATGACCTCCAGATCCTCACAAAGA TCCTCCGCGCCATGAGGGACGACAGTGAGAAGGTCCCCGCCCTGCTCACAGACTACATTCTCAAAG GGAAGCCGACGATAGGAGCAAAATAA
- the LOC130202772 gene encoding fasciculation and elongation protein zeta-2-like isoform X3 yields the protein MAAPLAHFDEDWQDFNEFQPASTDQLDQLNSNVGEPSSGLDDFSDLDNSFSGEICSFKSMEDLVQDFDEKLTVCFRNYNTATENIAPVKPITEDNYLKDDEVWNALTDNYGNVMPVDWKTSHTRSLHLPTLNIIEYEKSDNQSLDLSDDEELREQMDMHSIIVSSISDEPLYTAEQVIEELEEMMQESPDPEADASPSQSDLSMLSQDLHALKRSGSHTSYEDRLRQLSVSELTKTLEEVETAIRYSEELIQALALRDELDYEKEVKNSFISLLIDVQNRQKEHRELLRKKKKIRSATTTRPNGHRTTSTHVPGTLLTLEGLSNVIQHGLRQTFGSTGGDKQYLTTVIPYEKKTGSPVLDDLQILTKILRAMRDDSEKVPALLTDYILKALV from the exons ATGGCGGCGCCGTTAGCCCACTTCGACGAGGACTGGCAGGACTTTAACGAGTTCCAGCCGGCGTCGACCGACCAGCTGGACCAGTTGAACTCAAACGTGGGCGAACCGTCGTCGGGCCTCGACGATTTCTCCGACCTGGACAACAGTTTCTCCGGTGAGATCTGCAGCTTCAAATCGATGGAGGACCTCGTCCAAGACTTCGACGAGAAGCTGACGGTGTGTTTCCGAAACTACAACACGGCGACGGAAAACATCGCGCCCGTTAAACCCATCACGGAGGACAACTACTTGAAGGACGACGA GGTGTGGAACGCTCTGACGGATAACTATGGCAACGTGATGCCGGTGGACTGGAAGACGTCGCACACTCGCTCCCTCCACCTGCCCACCCTCAACATCATTGAGTATGAG AAGTCGGACAACCAGTCTCTGGATCTGTCCGACGACGAGGAGCTGAGGGAGCAGATGGACATGCACTCCATCATCGTCTCCAGCATCAGCGACGAGCCGCTCTACACGGCCGAACAG gtgatTGAGGAGCTCGAGGAGATGATGCAGGAGTCTCCAGACCCGGAGGCCGATGCGAGTCCCTCCCAGTCCGACCTGTCCATGCTGTCTCAGGACCTCCACGCCCTGAAACGCTCCGGCTCCCACACCAGCTACGAGGACC GGCTGCGTCAGCTGTCGGTGTCTGAGCTGACCAAGACTCTGGAGGAAGTGGAGACGGCCATCCGCTACAGTGAAGagctgatccaggctctggccCTGCGGGATGAACTGGACTATGAAAAGGAG gtgaagaacagctTCATCTCGCTGCTGATCGACGTGCAGAACCGGCAGAAGGAGCACCGCGAGCTGCTgcgcaagaagaagaaaatccgAAGCGCGACGACCACCAGGCCCAACGGCCACCGGACGACCAGCACGCACGTCCCGGGCACG CTCCTCACTCTGGAGGGACTCTCCAATGTCATTCAACATGGCCTCCGTCAAACTTTTGGCAGCACAGGAGGGGACAAACAG TACCTCACCACAGTCATCCCTTACGAGAAGAAAACTGGCTCTCCAGTGTTAGATGACCTCCAGATCCTCACAAAGA TCCTCCGCGCCATGAGGGACGACAGTGAGAAGGTCCCCGCCCTGCTCACAGACTACATTCTCAAAG CTCTGGTTTGA
- the LOC130202772 gene encoding fasciculation and elongation protein zeta-2-like isoform X2, protein MAAPLAHFDEDWQDFNEFQPASTDQLDQLNSNVGEPSSGLDDFSDLDNSFSGEICSFKSMEDLVQDFDEKLTVCFRNYNTATENIAPVKPITEDNYLKDDEVWNALTDNYGNVMPVDWKTSHTRSLHLPTLNIIEYEKSDNQSLDLSDDEELREQMDMHSIIVSSISDEPLYTAEQVIEELEEMMQESPDPEADASPSQSDLSMLSQDLHALKRSGSHTSYEDRLRQLSVSELTKTLEEVETAIRYSEELIQALALRDELDYEKEVKNSFISLLIDVQNRQKEHRELLRKKKKIRSATTTRPNGHRTTSTHVPGTLLTLEGLSNVIQHGLRQTFGSTGGDKQYLTTVIPYEKKTGSPVLDDLQILTKILRAMRDDSEKVPALLTDYILKVLCPT, encoded by the exons ATGGCGGCGCCGTTAGCCCACTTCGACGAGGACTGGCAGGACTTTAACGAGTTCCAGCCGGCGTCGACCGACCAGCTGGACCAGTTGAACTCAAACGTGGGCGAACCGTCGTCGGGCCTCGACGATTTCTCCGACCTGGACAACAGTTTCTCCGGTGAGATCTGCAGCTTCAAATCGATGGAGGACCTCGTCCAAGACTTCGACGAGAAGCTGACGGTGTGTTTCCGAAACTACAACACGGCGACGGAAAACATCGCGCCCGTTAAACCCATCACGGAGGACAACTACTTGAAGGACGACGA GGTGTGGAACGCTCTGACGGATAACTATGGCAACGTGATGCCGGTGGACTGGAAGACGTCGCACACTCGCTCCCTCCACCTGCCCACCCTCAACATCATTGAGTATGAG AAGTCGGACAACCAGTCTCTGGATCTGTCCGACGACGAGGAGCTGAGGGAGCAGATGGACATGCACTCCATCATCGTCTCCAGCATCAGCGACGAGCCGCTCTACACGGCCGAACAG gtgatTGAGGAGCTCGAGGAGATGATGCAGGAGTCTCCAGACCCGGAGGCCGATGCGAGTCCCTCCCAGTCCGACCTGTCCATGCTGTCTCAGGACCTCCACGCCCTGAAACGCTCCGGCTCCCACACCAGCTACGAGGACC GGCTGCGTCAGCTGTCGGTGTCTGAGCTGACCAAGACTCTGGAGGAAGTGGAGACGGCCATCCGCTACAGTGAAGagctgatccaggctctggccCTGCGGGATGAACTGGACTATGAAAAGGAG gtgaagaacagctTCATCTCGCTGCTGATCGACGTGCAGAACCGGCAGAAGGAGCACCGCGAGCTGCTgcgcaagaagaagaaaatccgAAGCGCGACGACCACCAGGCCCAACGGCCACCGGACGACCAGCACGCACGTCCCGGGCACG CTCCTCACTCTGGAGGGACTCTCCAATGTCATTCAACATGGCCTCCGTCAAACTTTTGGCAGCACAGGAGGGGACAAACAG TACCTCACCACAGTCATCCCTTACGAGAAGAAAACTGGCTCTCCAGTGTTAGATGACCTCCAGATCCTCACAAAGA TCCTCCGCGCCATGAGGGACGACAGTGAGAAGGTCCCCGCCCTGCTCACAGACTACATTCTCAAAG TGCTTTGCCCGACGTAG
- the LOC130202772 gene encoding fasciculation and elongation protein zeta-2-like isoform X4 gives MAAPLAHFDEDWQDFNEFQPASTDQLDQLNSNVGEPSSGLDDFSDLDNSFSGEICSFKSMEDLVQDFDEKLTVCFRNYNTATENIAPVKPITEDNYLKDDEVWNALTDNYGNVMPVDWKTSHTRSLHLPTLNIIEYEKSDNQSLDLSDDEELREQMDMHSIIVSSISDEPLYTAEQVIEELEEMMQESPDPEADASPSQSDLSMLSQDLHALKRSGSHTSYEDRLRQLSVSELTKTLEEVETAIRYSEELIQALALRDELDYEKEVKNSFISLLIDVQNRQKEHRELLRKKKKIRSATTTRPNGHRTTSTHVPGTYLTTVIPYEKKTGSPVLDDLQILTKILRAMRDDSEKVPALLTDYILKGKPTIGAK, from the exons ATGGCGGCGCCGTTAGCCCACTTCGACGAGGACTGGCAGGACTTTAACGAGTTCCAGCCGGCGTCGACCGACCAGCTGGACCAGTTGAACTCAAACGTGGGCGAACCGTCGTCGGGCCTCGACGATTTCTCCGACCTGGACAACAGTTTCTCCGGTGAGATCTGCAGCTTCAAATCGATGGAGGACCTCGTCCAAGACTTCGACGAGAAGCTGACGGTGTGTTTCCGAAACTACAACACGGCGACGGAAAACATCGCGCCCGTTAAACCCATCACGGAGGACAACTACTTGAAGGACGACGA GGTGTGGAACGCTCTGACGGATAACTATGGCAACGTGATGCCGGTGGACTGGAAGACGTCGCACACTCGCTCCCTCCACCTGCCCACCCTCAACATCATTGAGTATGAG AAGTCGGACAACCAGTCTCTGGATCTGTCCGACGACGAGGAGCTGAGGGAGCAGATGGACATGCACTCCATCATCGTCTCCAGCATCAGCGACGAGCCGCTCTACACGGCCGAACAG gtgatTGAGGAGCTCGAGGAGATGATGCAGGAGTCTCCAGACCCGGAGGCCGATGCGAGTCCCTCCCAGTCCGACCTGTCCATGCTGTCTCAGGACCTCCACGCCCTGAAACGCTCCGGCTCCCACACCAGCTACGAGGACC GGCTGCGTCAGCTGTCGGTGTCTGAGCTGACCAAGACTCTGGAGGAAGTGGAGACGGCCATCCGCTACAGTGAAGagctgatccaggctctggccCTGCGGGATGAACTGGACTATGAAAAGGAG gtgaagaacagctTCATCTCGCTGCTGATCGACGTGCAGAACCGGCAGAAGGAGCACCGCGAGCTGCTgcgcaagaagaagaaaatccgAAGCGCGACGACCACCAGGCCCAACGGCCACCGGACGACCAGCACGCACGTCCCGGGCACG TACCTCACCACAGTCATCCCTTACGAGAAGAAAACTGGCTCTCCAGTGTTAGATGACCTCCAGATCCTCACAAAGA TCCTCCGCGCCATGAGGGACGACAGTGAGAAGGTCCCCGCCCTGCTCACAGACTACATTCTCAAAG GGAAGCCGACGATAGGAGCAAAATAA
- the si:ch211-57i17.5 gene encoding usherin translates to MAAIGLLLLAIVLGVTLHKALNKSPFTRERPPLVAPPTTKRSHMAIYPTSNSLLFETVPDTTGFSNSVTLKGFTMKMEEVLGAKGEPVDKLPPQELEILSVNSLRRSVSQMMDGKSMTGDEAWDPNISGHDSGMFMDDEEFVDTVKGFSTVRKEHTMFTDTNL, encoded by the exons ATGGCGGCCATCGGCCTGCTGCTGCTCGCCATCGTGTTAGGCGTCACGCTCCATAAG GCCCTGAACAAATCCCCCTTCACCAGGGAGAGACCCCCGCTGGTGGCCCCGCCCACCACCAAGAGGAGCCACATGGCCATCTACCCAACCAGCAACTCTCTTTTG TTTGAAACGGTGCCCGACACGACGGGCTTCTCCAACAGCGTGACGCTGAAGGGGTTCACCATGAAGatggag GAGGTGCTGGGGGCTAAAGGTGAGCCCGTTGACAAGCTGCCTCCACAAGAGCTGGAGATCCTGAGCGTGAACTCTCTGCGGCGCAGCGTCAGCCAGATGATGGACGGGAAGTCGATGACGGGAGACGAAGCGTGGGACCCCAACATCTCCGGCCACGACAGCGGGATG TTCATGGACGACGAGGAATTCGTCGACACCGTCAAAGGGTTCAGCACGGTGAGGAAGGAGCACACCATGTTCACCGACACCAACCTGTGA